A region of Frederiksenia canicola DNA encodes the following proteins:
- the yhbY gene encoding ribosome assembly RNA-binding protein YhbY, protein MSITLTTKQKQYLKSLAHHLSPVVMLGGNGLTEGVLAEIDHALDHHELIKVKIAGADRDTKQLIIDAIVRETKAVEVQTIGHVLVLFRQSEEKKISLPKATKAI, encoded by the coding sequence ATGTCGATTACATTAACAACCAAACAAAAACAATATTTGAAAAGCTTAGCTCACCATTTAAGCCCTGTGGTGATGCTTGGCGGCAACGGCTTAACTGAAGGCGTGCTTGCGGAAATTGATCACGCACTTGATCACCACGAATTGATCAAAGTGAAAATCGCAGGGGCGGATCGTGATACCAAGCAGCTGATTATTGATGCAATTGTGCGTGAAACTAAAGCCGTGGAAGTGCAAACTATTGGACACGTTTTAGTCCTTTTCCGCCAAAGTGAAGAGAAAAAAATCAGCTTGCCAAAGGCGACAAAGGCCATTTAA